The following is a genomic window from Brachionichthys hirsutus isolate HB-005 chromosome 10, CSIRO-AGI_Bhir_v1, whole genome shotgun sequence.
AATATGCCAAAGCAAGCGATCAATAAGCGGCAGAATTAATGCTTCACATGCTTTGAAGCAGCCTGACGGAAGAGGCGTGCCACAACTTGCAGCCGCAAGTTCCACACATACTCCATGACAGAGTACGTGGAGATCCACGGTTATTTGACATGCATAAGTAAACTACAATTATGGCCAGTCATAAAGGGAGGAGCTGACCTTGAATAGTAATTGGTGGTAAAAGTTGACAATCTGCTACTGATATTGGCTATTAAGAAACTAATCACAAAGCAGTGTTACCTGTGTGACTGGTGAGGGTTAAGTATATAGATATCTTTAACATTACGGATATGTAGTCTTGAATATCCATCTAGTCCGAAAGCAGCAGCAAGTCAACAATTGCTCTGTCGGCCATGAAATGCATGTTAAAGCGGCTCGCCCTCGGTGAGAGCTATTACTGACGCAAACTAATGCCTTGCTCGGGGGCTTGTCCCTGTGCCGGGAGCCGGTTTCTTCCATGGAAAATATTCTCTCCCGATGCGCTCCCTGCATCGTCCAATTGTTTTTTAGAAGCCTTCCATTCCGTCTTACAGCTGAGTGGTGTGTCTATTTCGACTTTGTGTATGTAACAGGGTCAGAATTGAGCCCATCTGGATTTGAAATAGATGTGTTTTACACATTTGCAAAGCTTCTGGGGCTTCCTGGTGGACCTATTTTGCAGCTGCGTTGATAGGTTTCTATGCACACAGCACTTACCCCCAGCAGAGAATGGAGGTAAGCGCAACATAAACTTGCCACtcctctcgctcgctctctctctctctccctccccacccacccagccggtcgtccaccatgagccttaggttctgtccaaggtttctgcctgttaaagggaagtttttcctttaaTAAAATATGCAGCCTCGGTAAATTAGTGACACcaaatgtgattgtgtgtgtttgtcttttgtgtggccctgggatacactggcgacgcatccggggtgtaccccgtctctcagccgtagtcagctgggataggctcctgcaacacctgtgacccgcgAGACGGATAAGCCGGCGGTAGACGAGACGCTAGTGCATGTAGCAAAACGATCCGAGTCGTCACTCGGAGTCTGTAATTCTTCAGAGAATTTGCAACTCAAAACACTGAAAAAGGAAGAATTTCCCTGACaaattaattttcatttcaaactaaGCAGAGAAAATTGGCAGTAACTCAACTATCAAATTGAAACCACCTCACCGTACGATGATAAGAGCTTTGTTCCTTGATAAGACTATGGATAGTCGCATGAGTGATTGAGGGTTCATGGACTCAGGATGGACAGGGTGCCAGGATGGACACAAATTCAGGAGACATTTAGTAATAagcaatgtttttattcatgacCTGCGTCGTGCCAATTTATGTGGATCGGCGCTCGCTGCCACCAATCTCCTTTACGGATCTAAATCATAACCTCATCTTGATTTTGGATGAATATGGATCGTTCCAAAACACAAATGGTCTCTTTTAGTTACACTCGATCAACTACTAGCACTTCAGAATCAAGGTTAAACTGAATTTTCCCATTGGCGTCCAGGCTGCAGGCGTGATGCCGATAAAACTCCATGATCTCAGCTTTTAGCTCAGGTGGGACTGACTTCTTAAAGTTATGCACTTCAGTAGTAAAATCAAACAGCAGCTCTCCCTCCTCATTTCCCTCAACATAACAGTTGGTGGCGTCCATCTGAGCTGGCAGCTTGTAGCAACGGTACTTCAGCCCCTTGGCTTCCAGCAAAGGTTTGACCTCTGCCGTGGTCAGATATGATATTTCATCGTTACTATTGTTACGTAACTGCTTGCCATAGTTCTTCACCAGTTTTCCTGCACCGCTGTCATCTAGAATAGATGACATGAAAACAGAATTAGGAATCTAAAACTGGTGGCCCTGTGAGGTTGCACTGAGACTAAGCCATACTTTGTGAGATCAGATCACTGACCGGATAGTAAAACGAGAAGAAGCTTCGCGTTCTTGTTGAGGAGACTGTGGAAGAAGCTGATGGTGGCTCCGGGATCCTTCACAAAGTACAGCATCTGTTGATTTGAATACAGTTAATGAGCTTGTAGCTTGATGCTGGACAGATGTTCTAATTTGATGAATTGCTTTGGAGCACTGGAAGGACTACCATGGTCACACCAACCTGAAACATGTGAATTAGATCCGCCTTCTTGGTCATGTTATTTCCTTTCCACTGCTCCTCAAACACTTCAGCAGTCATCTGGTTCCAGTTAAATGTGACATGATCCAAACCTGGAGTCTGGGACACCAAGTCTGCACCGACAGGCAGAAAACAGATTCAGGGCAACAAtgttcagattttattttgcttctcaGTGCCTTTTTGTTATATATTGAAGTTTCCAGTCttttcttcttatttatttctttgctaGTTAaactgtatatatgtgtagccAATAAAGACACGTATGATAGATGTATAAAGGCTGTACCTTTATAGTCGTGTATCTGCTGGGGCTCGGGCTCCACCACCTCATTGTCCACTTTCAGTGACGGGTATTTCATACGGAGCATGGAGATGATATTGATATCAATCTCACCTAGAGTCaccatcaaaaaaataaaatgaaaaaatatcttGCTTTTAAAATCAACCTTGCTGTTTCATGAGTCCTAAATTTCGAGGCATTTGGGACGTATAGTGACTCAATGAACATTTTTGTGTTCTTACCAGATCCGCTTCCAACTCCGATAATGTTCAGATGGGACTTTCCATTTAAATTGCTGAAGGGATAATAGAAATTGCAAGGAGAATTCAGTCAAGTCTGGAAATTCACATCCGTAACaccatttgtcatttttattcacATTCCAGTCGGAGCTTATAGATTGCTCTTTGATATACCCAGGTACGTTCTATTCTGTCAACAGTAGTACGGCAATGCGCCGCACGTAAGGCCGAGTGTGAAAGATTACCGAGGCATAATATTTGGCAGCTGATTGTCGATGAAGTCGTACGTATTCCGGTAGAGGGTGGTGTGCTTCTTGAAAAGCGTTAAGGCTTTCAGGTACCTGTTACTGTCACCGATCAGACTCCTTAGTATAGATGCCATATCCGGTTATCTGGCAAAgaaagacacacgcacacatacacacacactcgccaTAACAGCGATGTCTATAAACACATACTTAAAAATTTCAGAAAGCCGCTCGTAACTCCGAGTCATCGTTAAACGACAACGTCATTTAACGTCGTAAGCGAGGATTCGTAAACAAGTGCAACATGCATTTCCTGCCTATACCCGCAATGTGAGTCGCCTTGAAATCTCATTTAACCAATACGAGCAAGATAATATTGATAAAATATCGACAGTTTGAAACACATTTTACTTACATTCAGCAGGTGACGATATGAGAGTTTGTGGTGGGATCAGTCTGACAAAGATGCCTCCTACACTGTTGTGAGGAAAAGAAGGGCAGGAAAAAATTCCCAGGAGAAATTTATACAATGAGCAAGAACTTTTAAGATCCACCCTTTTAAAAAGGTACATGCAACAGCCTGTACTGTTATGCAACATATTCCAGTACAAGTGAAAAGGTTGACTGGAAAAGTAGGAATACTGCTGAATTAAACCATTAAATGCCATTAGGAGAGTAAGAAAGATTATAATAATCCAGTGGTGTGGAAATTCACTCGTTGCAGCAGAAGACAGGTGCAGAAACTACTACTGCTGGTAAAACACTGATAATATAAAGATATAataatggataaataaataaataggctgctgcccccgcaacccggccccggataagcggatgaagatgagatgaggatgagaaaataaaacataaggCAGGTGAGTTTGCTCTGCTAATGTCTTtgcaaaaatattactttgGGAGTAAAACCTTGTCTTGGATTATTAATATCACATGTTCCCTGAGGAAAGGTGTAAAATATCAGTCAAGAAATTGAACTGCATTGTCTGACAAATGAGGGCCCTTGTCAACATACTAACACGTGCAAACAACGAACAAGCCGCATGTCACCGAATGATCAAAGCTACCAACAACCGCAGGCAACATTAGTGGTCTGCTGCGTTTCTGAAAAAAAAGACCCGTATGCTGTTTCTGGCTGAAAGTATCAACCgatccaaaaaagaaaaagaaagagctgCATGAAAATAATGTCAATCTTGAAAACCATTTTACAATTTGCTTTTATGGAAATGGTAAATACACTTTCTTCAATCTTGCAAAAAAGCATACGCCTGTATTTTTATGTACGTGTTCAGATACCTTAGACTTATAGGAGGAGGGCTGTTGTACTGGAGCCAATTTAACCTAAGGGGGATTCCTATAGAGAACGCGCTTCAACAAAGACATCTTTGTAACTCTCCTATCTCTACAAGTTTGGTGTGAATAACTGCAGAGCG
Proteins encoded in this region:
- the LOC137900458 gene encoding histamine N-methyltransferase-like, whose product is MASILRSLIGDSNRYLKALTLFKKHTTLYRNTYDFIDNQLPNIMPRNLNGKSHLNIIGVGSGSGEIDINIISMLRMKYPSLKVDNEVVEPEPQQIHDYKDLVSQTPGLDHVTFNWNQMTAEVFEEQWKGNNMTKKADLIHMFQMLYFVKDPGATISFFHSLLNKNAKLLLVLLSDDSGAGKLVKNYGKQLRNNSNDEISYLTTAEVKPLLEAKGLKYRCYKLPAQMDATNCYVEGNEEGELLFDFTTEVHNFKKSVPPELKAEIMEFYRHHACSLDANGKIQFNLDSEVLVVDRV